One stretch of Malus domestica chromosome 14, GDT2T_hap1 DNA includes these proteins:
- the LOC103415023 gene encoding agamous-like MADS-box protein AGL18, whose amino-acid sequence MNTENSTPARKPLGRGRIEIKKIENLSSRQVTFSKRRNGLLKKAKELSVLCDAEVAVIVFSSTGKLYEFSSTSMDHTLSRYNKGGLIEHPQKERSGDNEPVMQATNSNCNVNALQNEIATLRLTCTRMTGKELDGVSLKDLQRLEDQLSEGILCVKDKKEEILMEKLKKSRLQEQKAMEESENLRKELEEMRQNKRSNWPIVVASHPLERRFSCTSSKAVSNYEAEESDHSDTSLHLGLSSDVHRKRKAAKIEHNSNDSGSQVASD is encoded by the exons ATGAATACAGAAAATAGCACACCGGCAAGAAAACCTTTGGGCAGAGGGAGGATTGAGATCAAGAAGATTGAGAATCTGAGTAGCAGGCAAGTCACGTTCTCGAAACGGCGTAATGGGTTGCTCAAGAAGGCCAAAGAATTGTCAGTTCTTTGTGATGCTGAGGTTGCTGTCATCGTTTTCtccagcaccggaaaacttTATGAATTCTCAAGCACCAG CATGGACCACACTCTTTCAAGGTACAACAAGGGGGGCCTAATAGAGCATCCACAAAAAGAGCGCTCCGGTGACAATGAACCTGTAATGCAG GCAACCAACTCTAACTGTAATGTAAATGCACTACAGAATGAGATTGCAACACTACGCTTGACATGCAC GCGGATGACGGGTAAGGAACTGGACGGCGTGAGTTTGAAAGACCTGCAGCGTCTAGAGGACCAACTAAGTGAGGGGATATTATGTGTCAAGGACAAGAAG GAGGAAATACTTATGGAGAAGCTCAAGAAGTCCAGATTACAG GAACAAAAGGCTATGGAAGAGAGCGAGAATCTGCGCAAAGAG CTTGAGGAGATGCGGCAAAATAAGAGGTCGAATTGGCCAATTGTGGTTGCATCCCATCCTTTGGAGAGGAGGTTTTCCTGCACAAGCTCTAAAGCCGTTTCCAATTACGAAGCAGAAGAAAGTGACCATTCAGACacttctttgcatttagg GTTATCGTCAGATGTTCATCGCAAGAGGAAGGCAGCTAAGATTGAACACAATTCTAACGATTCAGGGAGTCAAGTGGCCTCAGACTAA